In Kitasatospora sp. NA04385, a single genomic region encodes these proteins:
- a CDS encoding TetR/AcrR family transcriptional regulator has translation MSDASAATAPRGTGDLRSRMLEAAEDLLAESPDNDVSTRAVCEAVGVKQPVLYRLFGDKNGLLTALVAHGFERYVGRKQSLAVTGDPVADLRAGWDDHVDFALSHRALYRLMFSPVLPEVPETADRIFELLKRTLERCAAVGALRIPAEEAAQAILAANVGVTLSLLSQPERFADPALPTRVRDAVFASCLDESAAAPAPAEDRLTAAARQLEAQLKQRATALGEAETALLLVWLRTLQQPDRPTPA, from the coding sequence ATGAGTGACGCCAGCGCCGCCACCGCCCCCAGGGGCACCGGCGACCTCCGCTCCCGGATGCTCGAAGCCGCCGAGGACCTGCTCGCCGAGTCCCCCGACAACGACGTCTCGACCCGCGCGGTGTGCGAGGCGGTCGGCGTGAAGCAGCCCGTCCTGTACCGGCTGTTCGGCGACAAGAACGGCCTGCTGACCGCGCTGGTCGCGCACGGCTTCGAGCGCTACGTCGGCCGCAAGCAGAGCCTGGCCGTCACCGGCGACCCGGTGGCCGACCTGCGCGCGGGCTGGGACGACCACGTGGACTTCGCGCTGTCCCACCGGGCGCTGTACCGGCTGATGTTCTCCCCCGTGCTGCCCGAGGTGCCCGAAACCGCCGACCGGATCTTCGAGTTGCTCAAGCGCACCCTGGAGCGGTGCGCGGCGGTCGGCGCGCTGCGGATCCCCGCCGAGGAGGCCGCGCAGGCGATCCTGGCGGCCAACGTCGGCGTCACCCTGAGCCTGCTCTCCCAGCCGGAGCGGTTCGCCGACCCCGCCCTGCCGACCCGGGTCCGGGACGCGGTCTTCGCCTCCTGCCTGGACGAGTCGGCCGCCGCGCCCGCCCCCGCCGAGGACCGGCTCACCGCCGCCGCCCGCCAGTTGGAGGCGCAACTGAAGCAGCGCGCCACCGCGCTGGGCGAGGCGGAGACGGCGCTGCTGCTGGTGTGGCTGCGCACCCTACAGCAGCCGGACCGGCCCACTCCGGCCTGA
- a CDS encoding carbohydrate-binding module family 20 domain-containing protein — MFEWRFDSVAKACTDTLGPKGYGFVEVSPAQEHIQGAQWWTSYQPVSYQIAGRLGDRASFRNMVNTCHAAGVKVIADAVVNHMSAGSGTGTGGTAYTKYTYPGYYQDQDFHSCRTSISNYGDRSNVQNCELVGLADLNTGSGYVQQTIAAYLNDLLTLGVDGFRIDAAKHIAASDLAAIKSKVSNPNAYWVQEVIYGAGEAVQPSEYTGNGDVDEFRSATWLKSAFNGGKISDLQSWGSGLLGSAQARTFVDNWDTERNGSTLNYKYGSAYTLANVFLLADPYGSPNVYSGYAFGGNDDGPPNGGTVDACYQDGWNCTHAWRQVANMVGFRNAVSGTGMTNWWSNGNNAIGFGRGSKGYVAINRESGPITQTFQTSLPAGTYCDVQHGDPVNGGCTGQTYTVGSDGRFTATVGAGDAVALYVGAGGGSTASPTPTPSASASPSGSGNSATVFYATDRNWSAYDLHYAPTGGAWTTVPGVAMEAACTGWVKKTVSLGTATGLAATFNNGNGTWDNNGGNNYALGTGNVTVKGGATGSGDPCATASPSATATPSASASPSVGSGASFAVTATTVVGQNVYVVGDAAELGGWDTAKALPLSSAAYPVWKLDVALNAGTAVQYKYVRKDAAGNVTWESGANRTATVPASGKVVLNDTWRS, encoded by the coding sequence CTGTTCGAGTGGAGGTTCGACTCGGTGGCCAAGGCGTGCACCGACACCCTCGGCCCCAAGGGCTACGGCTTCGTCGAGGTCTCCCCGGCCCAGGAGCACATCCAGGGCGCCCAGTGGTGGACCTCCTACCAGCCCGTCAGCTACCAGATCGCCGGTCGGCTCGGCGACCGCGCCTCGTTCCGGAACATGGTCAACACCTGCCACGCCGCGGGCGTCAAGGTGATCGCCGACGCGGTGGTCAACCACATGAGCGCGGGCAGCGGCACCGGCACCGGCGGCACCGCCTACACCAAGTACACCTACCCGGGTTACTACCAGGACCAGGACTTCCACTCCTGCCGGACGTCGATCAGCAACTACGGCGACCGCTCCAACGTGCAGAACTGCGAGCTGGTCGGCCTCGCCGACCTGAACACCGGCTCCGGCTACGTCCAGCAGACCATCGCCGCCTACCTGAACGACCTGCTGACCCTGGGCGTCGACGGCTTCCGGATCGACGCGGCCAAGCACATCGCGGCGAGCGACCTGGCCGCCATCAAGTCCAAGGTGAGCAACCCGAACGCGTACTGGGTGCAGGAGGTCATCTACGGCGCGGGCGAGGCCGTCCAGCCCTCCGAGTACACCGGCAACGGGGACGTCGACGAGTTCCGCTCGGCGACCTGGCTGAAGAGCGCCTTCAACGGCGGCAAGATCTCCGACCTGCAGAGCTGGGGCAGCGGCCTGCTCGGCTCCGCCCAGGCCCGCACCTTCGTCGACAACTGGGACACCGAGCGCAACGGCTCGACCCTGAACTACAAGTACGGCTCCGCCTACACGCTGGCCAACGTCTTCCTGCTGGCCGACCCGTACGGCTCGCCGAACGTCTACTCCGGCTACGCGTTCGGCGGCAACGACGACGGCCCGCCGAACGGCGGCACGGTCGACGCCTGCTACCAGGACGGCTGGAACTGCACCCACGCCTGGCGCCAGGTGGCCAACATGGTCGGCTTCCGCAACGCGGTCTCCGGCACCGGCATGACCAACTGGTGGTCCAACGGCAACAACGCGATCGGCTTCGGCCGCGGCAGCAAGGGCTACGTGGCGATCAACCGGGAGTCCGGCCCGATCACCCAGACTTTCCAGACCTCGCTGCCGGCCGGCACCTACTGCGACGTCCAGCACGGCGACCCGGTGAACGGCGGCTGCACCGGCCAGACCTACACCGTCGGTTCGGACGGCAGGTTCACCGCCACCGTCGGCGCGGGCGACGCGGTCGCCCTGTACGTCGGCGCGGGTGGCGGCTCCACCGCGAGCCCGACCCCGACCCCGTCGGCCTCGGCCTCGCCGTCCGGCAGCGGCAACAGCGCCACCGTCTTCTACGCGACCGACAGGAACTGGTCGGCCTACGACCTGCACTACGCGCCCACCGGCGGTGCCTGGACCACCGTGCCCGGCGTGGCCATGGAGGCGGCCTGCACCGGCTGGGTGAAGAAGACCGTCAGCCTCGGCACCGCCACCGGCCTCGCCGCCACCTTCAACAACGGCAACGGCACCTGGGACAACAACGGCGGCAACAACTACGCCCTGGGCACCGGGAACGTCACCGTCAAGGGCGGCGCGACCGGCTCCGGCGACCCGTGTGCCACCGCCTCGCCGTCGGCCACCGCCACCCCCTCGGCGTCCGCGTCCCCGTCGGTCGGTTCCGGCGCGTCCTTCGCGGTCACCGCCACCACCGTGGTCGGCCAGAACGTCTACGTGGTCGGCGACGCGGCCGAGCTGGGCGGCTGGGACACCGCCAAGGCGCTGCCGCTGTCCTCCGCCGCCTACCCGGTCTGGAAGCTGGACGTGGCGCTGAACGCCGGCACCGCCGTCCAGTACAAGTACGTCCGCAAGGACGCCGCCGGGAACGTCACCTGGGAGAGCGGCGCCAACCGCACCGCGACCGTCCCCGCCTCCGGCAAGGTCGTCCTGAACGACACCTGGCGCAGCTGA
- a CDS encoding esterase family protein yields the protein MLPQPRSVVRRPWAAAAALLALAVPLAACGGSGGAGDARAAITTDHGPAKSAAPASSAPPPKPSKVLMPTGPAAQLSKVRDTKAGPIMMTTLQGAKSGVSGKVWVWLPPQYDDPKYAKTGFPVLTLYAGGQSAGYNTWTDNQLPIQEVDQQLVEQGRAHPFIMIMPVQNLDSNEAKALECADIPGQPKIGTWMAEDVPDFVRANFRTVRGRDGWSVMGASTGAFCSAKLALQHPDVFRAAVPIDGYWNPDSPLWKGHEQERLANSPDQLIGAGTADVRMLATAGGANAYETKLVKNWVAKAKAPTTVEYYEQPGGKHLTSDFKKMIPNALEWLTANTAGPESD from the coding sequence GTGCTGCCGCAGCCCCGCTCCGTCGTCCGTCGCCCGTGGGCGGCCGCCGCCGCCCTGCTCGCCCTCGCCGTGCCGCTCGCCGCCTGCGGCGGGTCCGGCGGCGCGGGCGACGCCCGGGCGGCGATCACCACCGACCACGGCCCCGCGAAGTCCGCCGCCCCGGCGAGCAGCGCGCCGCCGCCGAAGCCGTCCAAGGTGCTGATGCCGACCGGCCCGGCGGCCCAGCTCTCCAAGGTCCGGGACACCAAGGCGGGCCCGATCATGATGACCACCCTGCAGGGCGCCAAGTCCGGGGTCAGCGGCAAGGTCTGGGTCTGGCTGCCGCCGCAGTACGACGACCCGAAGTACGCGAAGACCGGCTTCCCGGTGCTGACCCTGTACGCGGGCGGGCAGAGCGCGGGCTACAACACCTGGACCGACAACCAGCTGCCGATCCAGGAGGTCGACCAGCAGCTGGTCGAGCAGGGCCGGGCCCACCCGTTCATCATGATCATGCCGGTGCAGAACCTGGACTCCAACGAGGCCAAGGCGCTGGAGTGCGCCGACATCCCCGGCCAGCCGAAGATCGGCACCTGGATGGCCGAGGACGTCCCGGACTTCGTCCGCGCCAACTTCCGCACGGTCCGGGGCCGGGACGGCTGGTCCGTGATGGGCGCCTCCACCGGCGCGTTCTGCAGTGCCAAGCTCGCCCTCCAGCACCCCGACGTGTTCCGGGCCGCGGTGCCGATCGACGGCTACTGGAACCCGGACTCGCCGCTGTGGAAGGGCCACGAGCAGGAGCGGCTGGCCAACAGCCCCGACCAGCTGATCGGTGCCGGCACCGCGGACGTGCGGATGCTGGCCACCGCGGGCGGCGCCAACGCGTACGAGACCAAGCTGGTGAAGAACTGGGTGGCCAAGGCCAAGGCCCCCACCACGGTCGAGTACTACGAGCAGCCCGGCGGCAAGCACCTCACCTCGGACTTCAAGAAGATGATCCCGAACGCGCTGGAGTGGCTGACCGCCAACACCGCCGGACCGGAGTCCGACTGA
- a CDS encoding SDR family oxidoreductase, with amino-acid sequence MGVPGPETTPRSVRVSQQVAVITGAGSGVGRAVARELASAGWRLVLAGRRAAPLAETAAGLGPDRVLVVPADVTDEERVEALFDAATGHFGRIDLLFNNAGTFGRPAPVEEVSAADWRAVVDLNLTGAFLCARAAFRRMKEQDPQGGRIVNNGSISAHVPRPHAVAYTATKHAVTGLTRALSLEGRPYRIACGQIDIGNAATDMTAAMGAGVRQADGRTAPEPTMDVADVARTVRHMAELPLEANVQFATVMATAMPYIGRG; translated from the coding sequence ATGGGGGTTCCCGGTCCGGAGACCACCCCGAGGAGTGTGCGCGTGTCCCAGCAGGTTGCCGTGATCACCGGTGCGGGCAGCGGCGTCGGCCGCGCCGTGGCCCGCGAACTCGCCTCGGCCGGCTGGCGGCTGGTGCTGGCCGGGCGCCGGGCCGCCCCGCTGGCGGAGACCGCCGCCGGGCTCGGACCGGACCGGGTGCTGGTGGTGCCCGCCGACGTCACCGACGAGGAGCGGGTGGAGGCGCTGTTCGACGCCGCGACCGGGCACTTCGGCCGGATCGACCTGCTGTTCAACAACGCCGGGACGTTCGGCCGCCCCGCCCCGGTGGAGGAGGTGTCGGCGGCCGACTGGCGGGCCGTGGTCGACCTCAACCTGACCGGCGCGTTCCTCTGCGCGCGGGCCGCCTTCCGCCGGATGAAGGAGCAGGACCCGCAGGGCGGACGGATCGTCAACAACGGCTCGATCTCGGCGCACGTGCCCCGCCCGCACGCCGTCGCCTACACCGCGACCAAGCACGCCGTCACCGGCCTGACCCGCGCCCTGTCGCTGGAGGGCCGCCCGTACCGGATCGCCTGCGGGCAGATCGACATCGGCAACGCGGCCACCGACATGACGGCGGCGATGGGCGCGGGGGTGCGGCAGGCGGACGGCCGGACCGCGCCCGAACCGACCATGGACGTCGCGGACGTGGCCCGGACGGTGCGTCACATGGCGGAACTGCCGCTGGAGGCGAACGTGCAGTTCGCCACCGTGATGGCCACCGCGATGCCGTACATCGGCCGGGGCTGA
- a CDS encoding DUF1697 domain-containing protein, with translation METYIAFLRAVNVGGRTVKMDRLRELFAELGLEGVRTYIQSGNVFFRTAETDRAALGARIEAALEAGLGYPVPVMLRTVEEVEALLALDPFAAVEVTEDERLCVLFLSEPLPEEVTAALPVASPKGDWEMIGATAGAAFVVMHVRNGRLNSNPATAFPTSYRGQATSRFFHTTAKIAAAARKG, from the coding sequence ATGGAGACCTACATCGCCTTCCTGCGGGCGGTCAACGTCGGCGGCCGCACCGTGAAGATGGACCGGTTGCGGGAGCTGTTCGCGGAGCTGGGCCTGGAGGGCGTGCGGACGTACATCCAGAGCGGGAACGTCTTCTTCCGCACCGCCGAGACCGACCGGGCGGCGCTGGGCGCCCGGATCGAGGCGGCCCTGGAGGCCGGGCTCGGGTACCCGGTGCCGGTGATGCTGCGCACGGTCGAGGAGGTCGAGGCGCTGCTCGCGCTCGACCCGTTCGCGGCGGTGGAGGTCACCGAGGACGAGCGGCTGTGCGTGCTGTTCCTGTCCGAGCCGCTGCCGGAGGAGGTCACGGCCGCGCTGCCGGTCGCCTCGCCGAAGGGCGACTGGGAGATGATCGGCGCCACCGCGGGCGCGGCGTTCGTGGTGATGCACGTGCGCAACGGCCGGCTGAACAGCAACCCGGCCACCGCGTTCCCCACGTCGTACCGGGGGCAGGCGACTTCGCGCTTCTTCCACACCACGGCGAAGATCGCCGCGGCGGCCCGCAAGGGCTGA
- a CDS encoding SDR family NAD(P)-dependent oxidoreductase, with amino-acid sequence MTTQEPATREFADREFAGRTAFVTGGASGIGLAIATLLAERGANVAVADYDLDGAREAAAAIGATGARALAVQLDVTDPASVQAAVRATVEGLGPLSLAVNNAGIGGPVAPTGEYDPEAWRRVLATNLDGVFYSLRHELPEILAAGGGSVVNMASILGTNGFAGSPAYVAAKHGVVGLTKTAAIEYAAQGVRVNAVGPGFIDTPLLKDTDPAGRELLISLHPAGRLGRAEEVAELTAFLLSDRASFVTGSYHLVDGGYAAR; translated from the coding sequence ATGACCACCCAGGAGCCCGCCACCCGGGAGTTCGCCGACCGGGAGTTCGCCGGCCGCACCGCCTTCGTCACCGGAGGTGCCTCCGGCATCGGCCTGGCGATCGCCACCCTGCTCGCCGAGCGCGGCGCGAACGTCGCCGTCGCCGACTACGACCTGGACGGCGCCCGCGAAGCCGCCGCCGCCATCGGGGCCACCGGCGCCCGGGCACTGGCCGTGCAGCTCGACGTCACCGACCCGGCCTCGGTGCAGGCCGCCGTCCGGGCCACCGTCGAGGGCCTCGGCCCGCTCAGCCTCGCCGTCAACAACGCGGGCATCGGCGGCCCGGTCGCCCCCACCGGCGAGTACGACCCCGAGGCGTGGCGCCGGGTGCTGGCCACCAACCTGGACGGCGTCTTCTACTCGCTGCGCCACGAACTGCCGGAGATCCTGGCGGCCGGCGGCGGCTCGGTCGTCAACATGGCCTCCATCCTCGGCACCAACGGCTTCGCCGGCTCGCCCGCGTACGTCGCCGCCAAGCACGGCGTGGTCGGCCTCACCAAGACCGCCGCGATCGAGTACGCCGCGCAGGGCGTGCGGGTCAACGCGGTCGGCCCCGGCTTCATCGACACCCCGCTGCTCAAGGACACCGACCCGGCCGGCCGCGAACTGCTGATCTCGCTGCACCCCGCCGGGCGGCTCGGCCGCGCCGAGGAGGTCGCCGAGCTGACCGCCTTCCTGCTGTCCGACCGGGCGTCCTTCGTCACCGGCAGCTACCACCTGGTCGACGGCGGCTACGCCGCCCGCTGA
- a CDS encoding SDR family oxidoreductase: MSHTDAPARVALVTGGSGGIGRAVVRRLAREGQAVAIHYAGNRAKAEALAEEVVAAGGRALTVGGDVADEQAMAAAFDLVEAEFGGLDVVVHTAGTMHLAPIAELDLDAFDAMHRTNVRGTFVVAQQAARRLRRGGALVNFSTSVVGLQFPAYGAYVATKGAVEAITLVLARELRGRDVTVNAIAPGPTATPLFLDGKDQATVDRLAAQPPLERLGTPEDIAELAAFLAGPAGRWVNGQNIRSNGGIV; the protein is encoded by the coding sequence CACCGACGCACCGGCCCGGGTCGCCCTCGTCACCGGCGGCTCCGGCGGCATCGGCCGTGCCGTGGTCCGGCGGCTGGCCCGGGAGGGCCAGGCCGTGGCGATCCACTACGCGGGCAACCGGGCCAAGGCCGAGGCCCTGGCCGAGGAGGTCGTCGCGGCGGGCGGCCGGGCCCTGACCGTCGGCGGCGACGTCGCGGACGAGCAGGCCATGGCCGCCGCCTTCGACCTGGTCGAGGCCGAGTTCGGCGGGCTGGACGTGGTGGTGCACACCGCCGGCACCATGCACCTCGCCCCGATCGCCGAACTCGACCTGGACGCGTTCGACGCGATGCACCGCACCAACGTCCGCGGCACCTTCGTGGTCGCCCAGCAGGCCGCCCGCCGGCTGCGCCGGGGCGGGGCGCTGGTCAACTTCTCCACCTCGGTGGTCGGGCTCCAGTTCCCGGCCTACGGCGCGTACGTCGCCACCAAGGGCGCCGTCGAGGCGATCACCCTGGTGCTCGCCCGCGAACTGCGCGGCCGGGACGTCACCGTCAACGCGATCGCCCCCGGCCCCACCGCCACGCCGCTCTTCCTGGACGGCAAGGACCAGGCCACCGTCGACCGGCTGGCCGCCCAGCCCCCGCTGGAGCGCCTGGGCACCCCCGAGGACATCGCCGAACTGGCCGCCTTCCTGGCCGGCCCGGCGGGCCGCTGGGTCAACGGCCAGAACATCCGCAGCAACGGCGGCATCGTCTGA
- a CDS encoding VOC family protein has translation MHLVSVRLITADVDRLVAFYERATGLTAVRATPDFAELRTPVGTLAIGSVRTVPLFAPGSAEPAANRSAIVEFLVEDVDLLHRRLADGGAEFVSGPVTLPWGNRALLLRDPDGTLVNFFTPVTPEARARQGL, from the coding sequence ATGCACCTCGTCTCCGTCCGCCTGATCACCGCCGACGTCGACCGGCTGGTCGCGTTCTACGAGCGGGCCACCGGCCTGACCGCCGTCCGGGCCACCCCGGACTTCGCCGAACTGCGCACCCCGGTCGGCACGTTGGCGATCGGCAGCGTCCGCACCGTGCCGCTGTTCGCGCCGGGCTCGGCCGAACCGGCCGCGAACCGCAGCGCGATCGTCGAGTTCCTGGTCGAGGACGTCGACCTGCTGCACCGCCGACTCGCCGACGGCGGCGCGGAGTTCGTCAGCGGGCCGGTGACTCTCCCGTGGGGCAACCGTGCGCTGCTGCTCCGCGACCCGGACGGCACCCTGGTCAACTTCTTCACACCCGTGACGCCGGAGGCCCGCGCCCGGCAGGGGCTCTGA
- a CDS encoding NAD(P)-dependent alcohol dehydrogenase, producing MKAVQYRTVGGHPEVVTVPDPEPGPGQVLLKVTAAGVCHSDIAVMSWSAEQLPFPLPLTLGHEGVGTVAALGAGVTGFTEGESVAVYGPWGCGSCAKCAEGKENYCLRANDLGIMPPGLGAPGAMAEYMVVDDPRHLVPLGDLDPVRTVPLTDAGLTPYHAIKRSLPKLVPGSTAVVIGTGGLGHVAIQLLRAMTAARVIALDVTEEKLALARAVGAHEAVLSDAAAAGKVRELTAGLGAQAVLDFVGAPPTTALAGQLAAVEGDVTIVGIGGGTLAVGFGALPYEVSVTSPYWGSRSELIEVLDLARAGAVDVHVETYGIDEAPLAYERLHAGKINGRAVILPNG from the coding sequence ATGAAGGCAGTCCAGTACCGCACCGTCGGCGGCCACCCCGAGGTGGTCACCGTCCCCGACCCCGAACCCGGCCCCGGGCAGGTCCTGCTGAAGGTCACCGCCGCGGGCGTCTGCCACTCCGACATCGCGGTGATGAGCTGGTCGGCCGAGCAGCTGCCCTTCCCGCTGCCGCTGACCCTCGGCCACGAGGGCGTCGGCACCGTCGCCGCCCTCGGCGCGGGCGTCACCGGCTTCACCGAGGGCGAGTCGGTCGCCGTGTACGGCCCGTGGGGCTGCGGCAGCTGCGCCAAGTGCGCGGAGGGCAAGGAGAACTACTGCCTGCGCGCGAACGACCTCGGCATCATGCCGCCCGGGCTGGGCGCGCCCGGCGCGATGGCCGAGTACATGGTGGTCGACGACCCGCGGCACCTCGTCCCGCTCGGCGACCTCGACCCGGTGCGCACCGTCCCGCTCACCGACGCCGGGCTGACGCCGTACCACGCGATCAAGCGCTCGCTGCCCAAGCTCGTCCCCGGCTCCACGGCGGTCGTCATCGGCACCGGCGGCCTCGGGCACGTCGCGATCCAGCTGCTGCGGGCGATGACCGCGGCCCGGGTGATCGCGCTCGACGTCACCGAGGAGAAGCTCGCGCTGGCCCGTGCCGTCGGCGCGCACGAGGCGGTGCTCTCGGACGCCGCGGCGGCCGGCAAGGTGCGCGAACTCACCGCCGGGCTGGGCGCGCAGGCCGTCCTCGACTTCGTCGGCGCCCCGCCCACCACCGCCCTGGCCGGGCAGTTGGCCGCCGTCGAGGGCGACGTCACCATCGTCGGCATCGGCGGCGGCACCCTGGCGGTCGGCTTCGGCGCGCTCCCGTACGAGGTCTCCGTCACCTCCCCGTACTGGGGCAGCCGCTCCGAGCTGATCGAGGTCCTCGACCTGGCCCGGGCCGGCGCGGTCGACGTGCACGTCGAGACGTACGGCATCGACGAGGCGCCGCTCGCCTACGAGCGGCTGCACGCCGGGAAGATCAACGGCCGGGCGGTGATCCTGCCCAACGGCTGA
- a CDS encoding TetR family transcriptional regulator — MSTDQPAPQAAPGTGPGPGTGTPGAPAEAGRRDRKARRTRETMAAAALRLTLAHGLAALAVEDVTDAADVSRRTFSRHFASREDAVLDCLRADFARINAALAARPAAEPPVAAYRAAVAAWVHDPDPEHPAWHRRPGMRDLFVLIDEEPALTAAFRRIAVAEEERSIRLVADRLGLHPETDLRPAVAVGLGVAALHAATRTWVRDPAGDLPTLLDRAFDLAAAEPPS; from the coding sequence ATGAGCACCGACCAGCCCGCACCGCAGGCCGCGCCCGGCACCGGGCCCGGCCCCGGAACGGGCACCCCCGGCGCTCCCGCCGAGGCCGGGCGGCGCGACCGCAAGGCCCGCCGCACCCGCGAGACGATGGCCGCCGCCGCCCTGCGCCTCACCCTGGCGCACGGCCTCGCCGCCCTCGCCGTCGAGGACGTCACCGACGCCGCCGACGTCTCCCGGCGCACCTTCAGCCGGCACTTCGCCTCCCGCGAGGACGCCGTGCTGGACTGCCTGCGCGCCGACTTCGCCCGGATCAACGCCGCCCTGGCCGCCCGGCCCGCCGCCGAGCCGCCGGTCGCCGCCTACCGGGCCGCCGTCGCCGCCTGGGTGCACGACCCCGACCCCGAGCACCCCGCCTGGCACCGCCGCCCCGGCATGCGCGACCTGTTCGTCCTGATCGACGAGGAGCCCGCGCTGACCGCCGCCTTCCGGCGGATCGCGGTCGCCGAGGAGGAGCGCTCGATCCGGCTGGTCGCCGACCGCCTCGGCCTGCACCCGGAGACCGACCTGCGCCCCGCCGTCGCCGTCGGCCTCGGCGTGGCCGCCCTGCACGCCGCCACCCGCACCTGGGTGCGCGACCCCGCGGGCGACCTGCCCACCCTGCTCGACCGCGCCTTCGACCTGGCGGCGGCCGAACCCCCGAGCTGA
- a CDS encoding hemerythrin domain-containing protein — protein sequence MSRHLLPVGPATTPAPRGNGTAVRPGGVPAAPAAELVPFAGLRLVHAAVRRDLARIPQALRLLQPEDHESAEALKRHWDFVTAMVTCHHEQQDTRLWPVLRRFAPELRLLLNWLESDHHNLDQCFTRTTTLVGIATRDPASAWPVSYAVEELAARVETHLRIEERQLLPRMEGVFQPGSRIGTLPELLDLLRFADGPSASDALVWLLEGVDPAQVDRLLADCDDETARHWPHWRDTYARCTDRLWGPAGQ from the coding sequence ATGTCCCGTCACCTGCTGCCCGTCGGCCCCGCGACCACCCCCGCCCCGCGCGGGAACGGCACTGCCGTCCGGCCGGGCGGGGTGCCCGCCGCCCCGGCCGCCGAGCTCGTGCCGTTCGCCGGACTGCGCCTGGTGCACGCCGCCGTCCGGCGCGACCTCGCCCGCATCCCGCAGGCGCTGCGCCTGCTCCAGCCCGAGGACCACGAGTCGGCCGAGGCGCTCAAGCGGCACTGGGACTTCGTCACCGCCATGGTCACCTGCCACCACGAGCAGCAGGACACCCGGCTGTGGCCGGTGCTGCGCCGCTTCGCGCCCGAGCTGCGGCTGCTGCTGAACTGGCTGGAGTCCGACCACCACAACCTCGACCAGTGCTTCACCCGCACCACCACCCTGGTCGGCATCGCCACCCGCGACCCGGCCAGCGCCTGGCCCGTCTCGTACGCGGTCGAGGAGCTGGCCGCCCGGGTGGAGACCCACCTGCGGATCGAGGAGCGCCAGCTGCTGCCCCGGATGGAGGGCGTCTTCCAGCCCGGCTCCCGGATCGGCACCCTGCCCGAACTGCTCGACCTGCTGCGCTTCGCCGACGGCCCGTCCGCGTCCGACGCCCTGGTGTGGCTGCTGGAGGGCGTCGACCCGGCGCAGGTCGACCGGCTGCTCGCCGACTGCGACGACGAGACGGCGCGGCACTGGCCGCACTGGCGCGACACCTACGCCCGCTGCACCGACCGGCTGTGGGGGCCGGCCGGGCAGTGA
- a CDS encoding YafY family protein — MTRPVARVLALLELLQSGGVRTVAELAERLEVDERTVRRYVSQLVDLDLPVESVRGRYGGYRLAPGHRMPPLMLSDEEALAVLLGLDLADRAGLSVVPAAASGTAAAKIRRVLPRRLAHRLDALRETLTFTARPAPTAPTEPAAPGAAPAVPEAPAASAPPDPEALLTVADAVRHRRPLAFRYTSADGRSGERAVQPHGLVLHAGRWYLTGRDTDARAERLFRLDRLAAPRPLPGTFVPPPGPDPADRVLHALATAPHRHHVRLRIRADAARIRAHFPAGLALVGGPDADGWSEVDLRVARLDWVPGVLAALDRPFTIDRPAELRALVAALAERLAASARGDGT; from the coding sequence ATGACCAGACCCGTGGCCCGTGTCCTCGCCCTGCTGGAGCTGCTGCAGTCCGGCGGCGTCCGCACCGTCGCGGAGCTGGCCGAACGGCTGGAGGTGGACGAGCGCACCGTCCGCCGGTACGTCTCCCAGCTGGTCGACCTCGACCTGCCGGTGGAGTCGGTGCGCGGCCGCTACGGCGGCTACCGGCTCGCGCCCGGGCACCGGATGCCGCCGCTGATGCTCAGCGACGAGGAGGCGCTGGCCGTCCTGCTCGGCCTGGACCTCGCGGACCGGGCCGGGCTGTCCGTCGTCCCCGCCGCCGCGAGCGGGACGGCGGCCGCGAAGATCCGCCGGGTGCTGCCCCGCCGGCTCGCCCACCGCCTGGACGCCCTGCGGGAGACGCTGACCTTCACCGCCAGACCAGCACCCACCGCACCCACCGAGCCCGCCGCGCCCGGCGCCGCCCCCGCCGTACCCGAGGCCCCCGCCGCGTCCGCCCCTCCCGACCCGGAGGCGCTGCTGACCGTCGCCGACGCGGTGCGCCACCGCCGCCCGCTCGCCTTCCGCTACACCTCGGCGGACGGCCGCAGCGGTGAACGGGCCGTCCAGCCGCACGGGTTGGTGCTGCACGCGGGCCGCTGGTACCTGACCGGCCGGGACACCGACGCCCGCGCCGAGCGCCTGTTCCGCCTCGACCGGCTGGCCGCGCCCCGCCCGCTGCCCGGCACCTTCGTCCCGCCGCCCGGCCCCGATCCGGCCGACCGCGTCCTGCACGCCCTGGCCACCGCCCCGCACCGCCACCACGTCCGGCTGCGGATCCGGGCGGACGCCGCGCGGATCCGCGCGCACTTCCCGGCCGGCCTGGCCCTGGTCGGAGGGCCGGACGCCGACGGCTGGTCGGAGGTCGACCTGCGGGTGGCCCGGCTCGACTGGGTGCCGGGCGTGCTGGCCGCCCTCGACCGCCCGTTCACGATCGACCGGCCGGCCGAACTCCGCGCACTGGTCGCGGCGCTGGCCGAACGGCTCGCCGCCTCGGCCCGGGGCGACGGGACCTGA